The following are encoded together in the Panicum virgatum strain AP13 chromosome 6K, P.virgatum_v5, whole genome shotgun sequence genome:
- the LOC120711924 gene encoding probable purine permease 4 translates to MDANSNKAAAVKEEPPATTQLRAHLLAAHDHERLAGAPPPPPLVDVPPVISSLSRCAARRSLLLVVTYAALFGGSLSSSLLSRFYFAHGGADRWLATLVQSAGFPLLLLLLLLARPPPASSRMFGGFTPRLVLYCVLLGLVMGLNNLLYSCGTSYLPVSTTSLLLSMQLAFTLALAAALVRVPLSFANVNAVVLLTLSSLLLALRHGVGGGRSDSDAAGGADYMVGVASTLGAALLFALYLPAAELLYRHGGVRGFRMVVESQVIMEAVATAVSGAGMAASSGGKGPWSGVEATWDLSPAAYYAVVGAAVLSWQMCFFGTAGTVYLTTSLHGGICMTALLAVNVAGGVVVFGDEFGAEKGVAMVLCLWAFSSYIYGEYKKGGNKLVEGATQIDYGILDQV, encoded by the coding sequence ATGGACGCCAACAGCAACAAAGCAGCCGCCGTCAAGGAGGAGCCCCCGGCGACCACACAGCTCCGCGCCCACCTGCTGGCGGCCCATGACCACGagcgcctcgccggcgcgccgccgccgccgcccctcgttGACGTGCCGCCGGTTATCAGTAGTCTCAGCCgctgcgccgcgcgccgctctcTGCTGCTGGTGGTCACCTACGCGGCGCTGTTCGGCGGGTCGCTGTCGTCGAGCCTCCTGTCCCGGTTCTACttcgcgcacggcggcgccgacCGGTGGCTCGCCACGCTGGTCCAGTCCGCCGGCttcccgctgctgctgctcctcctcctcctggcccggccgccgccggcgtcgtcgaGGATGTTCGGCGGCTTCACGCCGCGGCTCGTGCTCTACTGCGTGCTCCTGGGCCTGGTGATGGGGCTCAACAACCTGCTCTACTCGTGCGGCACTTCCTACCTGCCCGTGTCCACCacctcgctgctcctctccaTGCAGCTCGCCTTCACGCTGGCGCTCGCTGCGGCGCTCGTCCGCGTGCCGCTTTCCTTCGCGAACGTCAACGCCGTCGTGCTCCTCACGCTGTCCTCGCTGCTGCTCGCGCTCCGGCAtggagtcggcggcggccgttcggactccgacgccgccggcggcgcggactACATGGTCGGGGTGGCGTCCACCCTCGGCGCGGCGCTGCTCTTCGCGCTCTACCTGCCGGCGGCCGAGCTCTTGTACCGGCACGGCGGCGTGAGGGGCTTCAGGATGGTGGTGGAGTCGCAGGTGATCATGGAGGCGGTGGCGACCGCCGTGTCCGGAGCCGGCATGGCTGCGTCCTCCGGCGGCAAGGGGCcgtggagcggcgtggaggcgACGTGGGACCTGTCGCCGGCGGCCTACTACGCGGTGGTCGGGGCGGCCGTCCTCAGCTGGCAGATGTGCTTCTTCGGCACGGCGGGCACGGTGTACCTGACCACGTCGCTGCACGGCGGCATCTGCATGACGGCGCTGCTGGCGGTGaacgtcgccggcggcgtggtcgtgTTCGGGGACGAGTTCGGCGCCGAGAAAGGCGTCGCCATGGTGCTTTGTCTCTGGGCCTTCTCGTCGTACATCTATGGGGAGTACAAGAAAGGTGGGAATAAATTGGTGGAGGGGGCAACTCAGATCGACTATGGAATTCTGGATCAGGTGTAG